From one Paenibacillus sp. FSL K6-1330 genomic stretch:
- a CDS encoding sensor histidine kinase — translation MRLFLREHLPLILFFTVQMLLIPLLYWLTGEGRPFTVVLYGVLLSSVVLLLYLAYRYLSHRTMYQELSSEELSEKEFLSPPLGEAPLPEAIHERISHYERLYREQLHRHQSQTDQHLAFVNRWVHQMKTPLSVIQLTLDEVEEAPAEHIREELERIRKGLEMVLYTARLDRFEQDFAVEAIGLRAAVSESVVENRKLFIRKGITPVFQIDDQISVYTDAKWFRFMLGQILTNAVNYSGSPGKKIQLTAEEAGKHIKLHIRDEGIGIAPEDINRVFHPYFTGERGRQYHESTGMGLYLVREIAHKLNHTVQLESTLGEGTTVTLTLQKAVKEDTSHS, via the coding sequence ATGAGACTCTTCCTGCGGGAGCATCTCCCGCTCATATTGTTTTTTACCGTTCAAATGCTGCTCATCCCCCTGCTGTACTGGCTTACCGGTGAAGGCAGACCTTTTACTGTCGTGCTATATGGGGTGCTGTTGAGCAGTGTCGTGCTGCTCCTCTATCTTGCATACCGGTATCTTTCCCATCGCACAATGTATCAAGAGCTTTCTTCCGAGGAGCTTTCGGAGAAGGAATTCTTAAGCCCTCCCCTGGGTGAAGCGCCTCTGCCGGAAGCGATACACGAGCGGATCAGCCATTATGAACGCTTATACCGCGAACAGCTGCATCGACATCAGAGTCAAACCGACCAACATCTGGCTTTCGTCAACCGCTGGGTACATCAGATGAAGACCCCGCTGTCGGTGATTCAGCTAACGCTCGATGAAGTCGAAGAAGCACCCGCCGAACATATTCGGGAAGAGCTTGAGCGCATTCGCAAAGGCCTCGAAATGGTGCTGTATACCGCACGCCTGGACCGGTTCGAGCAGGATTTCGCGGTAGAAGCCATCGGCCTTCGTGCCGCGGTAAGCGAATCCGTCGTCGAGAACCGGAAGCTGTTCATTCGTAAGGGCATTACGCCGGTGTTCCAAATCGATGATCAGATCTCCGTCTATACGGATGCCAAGTGGTTTCGATTTATGCTGGGTCAGATTCTGACGAACGCTGTGAACTACTCCGGCAGCCCCGGCAAGAAGATTCAATTAACCGCAGAAGAAGCGGGGAAACACATCAAACTTCATATACGCGATGAGGGTATCGGCATTGCGCCCGAGGACATCAATCGGGTGTTCCATCCCTACTTCACCGGAGAGCGCGGTCGGCAATATCATGAATCCACCGGTATGGGCCTGTATCTTGTCCGTGAAATTGCCCATAAGCTGAATCACACCGTCCAACTGGAATCCACGCTGGGTGAAGGAACCACCGTTACCTTGACGCTGCAGAAAGCAGTAAAAGAAGACACATCTCATTCTTAG
- a CDS encoding GntR family transcriptional regulator: protein MEQIPLYQHIVNALTAQIESGELQAGDQLPTEAEISKEYNVSRITSKRALTELENAKLIYRIQGKGSFVSTDRAPHRPLGKTNKEILLILPFTHNPGLGDYEKGINEFLATTDYTLNIQSNTIVGQRKLLEAALQSANSGLILYPISSISDLGILYQYHLAKYPLVTMDKCIEGIPFQSVVSDNFDGGYLASKHLIENNHKKIAFISSLKVENSSSIRERYFGYLKALYDYSLIDYSVSDLTDRYLTHDNDNGREYYIQFIQSVVTQGITGIVAENDLIAIEIIQIAKELGLSVPEDFSIVGFDNIHLASFIEPKLTTIFQDFGQMGYQAAQSLITLIENSLDQPNENVVVPVRLIERQTVKKL from the coding sequence TTGGAACAAATTCCACTATACCAACATATCGTAAATGCTCTAACAGCCCAGATTGAATCCGGGGAGCTCCAGGCTGGAGATCAGCTACCGACCGAAGCTGAGATTTCGAAAGAATACAACGTCAGCCGGATCACCTCGAAGAGGGCACTGACCGAGCTGGAGAATGCCAAGCTGATCTACCGGATCCAAGGTAAGGGAAGTTTCGTGAGCACAGACAGGGCCCCACACAGGCCCCTGGGCAAGACGAACAAGGAGATTCTGCTGATTCTACCGTTCACTCATAACCCGGGGCTTGGAGATTATGAAAAAGGCATCAACGAATTTCTCGCAACGACCGACTATACCCTGAACATTCAGTCCAATACGATTGTCGGACAGCGGAAGCTGCTGGAGGCCGCGCTACAAAGCGCCAATTCGGGATTGATTCTCTACCCGATAAGCAGCATCTCGGATCTTGGCATTCTGTATCAGTATCACCTGGCAAAGTACCCGCTTGTGACGATGGATAAATGCATTGAAGGCATTCCATTTCAGTCCGTTGTCTCCGACAACTTCGACGGCGGATACCTGGCCTCCAAACATCTGATCGAGAATAATCATAAGAAAATCGCCTTTATCTCCTCCTTGAAGGTAGAGAACTCTTCCTCGATCCGAGAGCGGTATTTCGGTTATTTGAAGGCTCTGTATGATTACAGCCTGATCGATTACAGCGTCAGTGACTTGACCGACCGGTACTTGACCCACGACAACGACAACGGCAGAGAATACTATATTCAGTTTATCCAATCCGTTGTGACACAGGGAATTACGGGGATTGTTGCCGAGAATGACCTGATTGCGATCGAGATCATTCAGATTGCCAAAGAGCTGGGTCTGTCGGTACCGGAAGATTTCTCCATCGTGGGCTTTGACAACATTCATCTCGCAAGCTTCATTGAACCCAAGCTGACCACCATATTCCAGGACTTTGGACAGATGGGATATCAAGCTGCACAAAGCCTTATCACCCTGATCGAGAATTCCCTGGATCAACCGAATGAGAATGTCGTAGTTCCCGTTCGTCTCATTGAACGTCAGACCGTAAAGAAGCTGTAA
- a CDS encoding ABC transporter ATP-binding protein, whose protein sequence is MDILEVKALNKEYAGKVATQALTDIHLTIQEGEFVGIMGPSGSGKTTLLNMVSTIDRPSSGEVKIGGKNPYTMKKSELAHFRRKQLGFVFQDFNLLDTLTVAENIVLPLTLDRRPLKDMESLLQQTASRLGIREILNKRVYEISGGQRQRTAIARAIIGAPLLLLADEPTGALDSNSSRIVMESLAEINERDRTTLMLVTHDPLAASYCNRIVFIKDGKLAAEIHRGENRQAFFQKIIDTLSFWGGNTSELSSIRV, encoded by the coding sequence ATGGATATTCTTGAAGTAAAAGCATTAAACAAAGAATATGCGGGCAAAGTGGCGACACAAGCTCTTACCGATATTCATCTCACCATCCAAGAAGGGGAATTCGTCGGCATCATGGGCCCTTCTGGCAGCGGCAAAACCACCCTGCTGAACATGGTGTCCACCATCGATCGTCCAAGCTCGGGCGAGGTCAAGATCGGGGGCAAAAATCCTTATACTATGAAAAAAAGTGAACTTGCCCACTTCCGTCGCAAACAGCTCGGCTTTGTGTTTCAAGATTTCAATCTGCTTGATACGTTAACGGTTGCCGAGAATATCGTGCTTCCGCTTACGCTGGACCGTCGTCCGCTCAAGGACATGGAGTCGCTGCTGCAGCAAACCGCTTCACGGCTTGGCATCCGCGAAATTCTGAATAAACGCGTGTACGAAATTTCGGGAGGGCAACGACAGCGCACCGCGATTGCCAGGGCTATCATCGGCGCACCTCTGTTATTGCTTGCGGATGAGCCTACAGGAGCGCTCGATTCCAACTCCTCACGCATCGTGATGGAGTCGTTAGCTGAAATTAACGAGCGGGATCGTACCACATTGATGCTAGTTACGCATGATCCTTTGGCCGCAAGCTATTGCAACCGCATCGTCTTTATTAAAGACGGCAAGCTTGCCGCCGAAATTCACCGCGGAGAGAACCGGCAGGCCTTTTTCCAAAAAATCATCGATACGCTATCGTTCTGGGGAGGGAATACAAGTGAGCTTTCCTCAATTCGCGTTTAA
- a CDS encoding response regulator transcription factor, whose amino-acid sequence MYTILIVEDDERIADKLRSAISKYDFNVRITEDFSRVMDIFTDTKPDLVLLDVNLPKFDGFYWCRQIRTQSHCPIIFISARDSGMDQIMALENGADDYITKPFDMELVLAKIRSHLRRAVGAYASGQEDEHTVESAGLIIYPERFVVTYGDESAELTQKEAALLTMLMEKDGRVVSRERLLDLMWEDQHFIDDNTLNVYITRVRRKLRELGAGDLIETVRGAGYRFMTGREPQ is encoded by the coding sequence GTGTATACCATCCTGATTGTGGAAGACGATGAACGAATCGCGGATAAATTAAGATCGGCTATTTCCAAATATGATTTTAACGTACGGATCACCGAAGACTTCAGCCGCGTCATGGACATTTTTACGGATACGAAGCCGGATCTGGTTCTGCTGGACGTCAATCTGCCGAAATTCGACGGTTTCTATTGGTGCAGGCAAATCCGTACCCAATCGCACTGCCCGATCATCTTCATCTCGGCGCGCGACAGCGGCATGGATCAGATTATGGCACTGGAAAACGGGGCGGATGATTATATAACGAAGCCGTTTGACATGGAGCTTGTTCTGGCGAAGATCCGCAGCCACCTGCGCCGTGCAGTCGGTGCCTATGCCTCCGGTCAGGAGGATGAGCATACCGTCGAAAGCGCCGGTCTCATCATCTATCCGGAGCGATTCGTCGTGACTTATGGAGATGAGTCAGCTGAGCTTACCCAGAAGGAAGCCGCCCTGCTTACGATGCTGATGGAAAAAGACGGCCGTGTGGTCAGCCGTGAGCGGCTGCTGGACCTGATGTGGGAAGATCAGCATTTCATTGATGACAACACGTTAAATGTTTATATTACAAGGGTTCGCCGCAAGCTTCGTGAGCTGGGCGCCGGAGATCTTATCGAAACAGTCCGGGGAGCAGGCTACCGGTTCATGACAGGCAGGGAGCCTCAATGA
- a CDS encoding spore germination protein: MWSVIVSYIPKWTIWVQALLLVLVPILMLALTNWFRKSINSSYSLKPNKPSPPEREDSVSPQALMTGLYDADLTSVRKAIGNNGDVEFREFTIRGTGTRAAIVFVDGLMDNDLMDTHLIRPLMLVGIPEAEQEHFNRSSDTIKAYISSQMLPVSEIKHTDRLLELVQSVLAGTTSLLVDGMQGAFLVGSAKGKSRNIEEPLSEALLRGPRVGFTERLADNTGLLRLHGKNESLLLTRFEVGNRVKKDLVIAYMKDIADPKLVDEVVTRIQKIEIDDPLESGYIEQLIEENVMSPFQQVQNTERPDRVIGALLEGRVAILLDGTPYALIVPVTFSMLLQSPEDYYERWISGSFVRLLRVLSALLALLAPALYISFISFHPGLIPTKLALTIIESRQGVPFPSLIEALIMEVAIEILREAGIRLPKPIGPAMGIVGGLIIGDAAVNAGIVSPFLVIVVAVTAISSFTIPVYSAGITLRVLRFTAMFFAAVLGLFGVVMFFLLLCSHLVILKSFGVPYASPMVPYGISDLKDFLIRFPLKVMKKRPQMLNPKDPDRRN, translated from the coding sequence TTGTGGTCAGTCATTGTATCCTATATTCCGAAGTGGACGATTTGGGTTCAAGCTTTACTACTCGTACTGGTACCCATCCTCATGCTGGCATTAACCAATTGGTTTCGGAAATCTATTAATTCGAGTTACTCCCTCAAACCGAACAAGCCCTCTCCCCCCGAGAGGGAGGACAGTGTTTCGCCGCAGGCTCTCATGACAGGGCTTTACGATGCGGATTTAACATCCGTCCGTAAAGCAATCGGTAACAATGGGGACGTGGAATTCAGAGAATTTACGATCCGGGGAACGGGAACGCGGGCAGCCATCGTTTTTGTCGACGGATTGATGGACAACGATCTTATGGACACTCATCTCATAAGGCCCCTCATGTTGGTGGGAATTCCGGAAGCGGAGCAGGAACACTTCAATCGTTCAAGCGATACGATCAAAGCCTATATCAGCAGCCAGATGCTTCCTGTAAGCGAAATTAAACATACCGATAGATTATTGGAACTCGTACAATCTGTTCTTGCGGGCACAACCAGTTTATTGGTAGATGGAATGCAAGGCGCCTTCCTGGTTGGTTCTGCCAAGGGGAAGAGCCGAAATATAGAAGAACCTTTATCCGAAGCACTTCTTCGGGGCCCGCGTGTCGGGTTTACTGAGAGATTGGCAGACAATACAGGATTGCTGCGGCTTCACGGAAAAAACGAAAGCCTCCTGCTCACCAGATTTGAAGTTGGGAACCGTGTGAAAAAAGATCTGGTCATCGCCTATATGAAAGATATTGCCGACCCGAAGCTGGTCGATGAGGTCGTTACGCGAATTCAGAAAATCGAAATCGATGACCCTCTTGAATCGGGATACATCGAGCAGTTGATTGAGGAAAATGTCATGAGTCCTTTTCAGCAAGTGCAAAACACGGAAAGACCCGATAGGGTGATCGGGGCTTTACTCGAAGGGCGGGTAGCTATCCTGCTTGACGGCACACCGTATGCTCTAATCGTGCCTGTCACGTTCAGTATGCTGCTGCAGTCGCCGGAGGATTATTACGAGAGATGGATCTCGGGATCCTTTGTCCGCTTATTGCGTGTTCTCTCCGCCCTGCTGGCACTTCTGGCTCCGGCACTGTACATTTCGTTTATTTCGTTTCACCCCGGTCTAATTCCGACCAAGCTAGCGTTAACAATTATTGAATCCAGGCAAGGTGTGCCTTTTCCCTCGCTTATTGAAGCGCTCATCATGGAAGTTGCCATAGAAATATTACGGGAGGCCGGTATTAGATTACCTAAACCAATCGGACCTGCCATGGGTATCGTAGGCGGTCTGATTATTGGCGATGCTGCCGTAAATGCCGGAATTGTCAGTCCGTTTCTCGTTATTGTCGTGGCCGTGACCGCCATCTCTTCCTTCACGATCCCGGTCTACAGTGCCGGCATTACACTGCGCGTTCTCCGGTTTACCGCGATGTTCTTTGCCGCCGTACTTGGACTGTTTGGAGTCGTTATGTTTTTTCTGCTTCTCTGCAGTCATTTGGTCATACTGAAGAGCTTCGGCGTACCTTATGCAAGTCCAATGGTGCCTTACGGCATCAGTGACTTGAAGGACTTCCTCATTCGGTTCCCGCTGAAAGTGATGAAGAAAAGACCTCAAATGTTAAACCCGAAGGACCCTGACCGCAGAAATTAA
- a CDS encoding spore germination protein, with the protein MSSTNNSTHDQITTSQAAVMIINYMLGAGILTLPRTTVEAAKTPDVWISILISGLIILLSGMIVVSLCRRFQGKTWFQFVPEITGKWLAFVLSLLFIGYFITISAFEIRIMAEVTGLYLLEGTPVWAIVMTFMWIGLYLTTGGINSIARICEIILPITLVFFLVAILLSSNIFDIKNLRPVLGSGFMPVIRGLKPSLLSLTGYEIMFVAMAFMKSPKKGTKAMLVGITVPLVIYLITVIMVIGGLSINGVETRTWPTLDLMRSFEMQGLIFERFESLLLVIWIMQIFSTFTITHYAASLGWSQLLKKNIRPFLFILLPVIFLIAMIPKDVSETFKLGDTVGNMSIYLFGGLPLILLLISIARKKGVKPK; encoded by the coding sequence ATGAGCAGCACAAATAACAGCACCCATGACCAGATTACCACATCTCAAGCTGCCGTCATGATCATTAACTACATGCTGGGTGCCGGTATCCTGACGCTCCCCAGAACGACGGTGGAGGCCGCCAAAACGCCGGATGTGTGGATCTCGATTCTCATCTCCGGGTTGATCATCCTGTTGTCAGGAATGATCGTCGTGTCGTTATGCCGAAGATTTCAAGGGAAAACGTGGTTTCAATTTGTACCTGAGATCACCGGGAAATGGCTGGCTTTTGTTTTAAGTCTGCTGTTTATTGGTTATTTCATTACCATTTCCGCTTTTGAGATCCGGATAATGGCGGAGGTAACGGGGTTATATCTGTTGGAAGGCACGCCCGTTTGGGCCATCGTGATGACCTTTATGTGGATCGGTCTGTATTTGACCACCGGGGGGATCAACAGTATCGCCAGAATCTGCGAGATCATTCTGCCGATTACGCTGGTTTTTTTCCTCGTAGCGATCCTATTGAGCAGCAATATTTTTGATATCAAAAATTTAAGGCCGGTACTCGGCTCAGGGTTTATGCCTGTGATTCGGGGGTTAAAACCATCTTTGCTATCTTTAACGGGTTACGAGATCATGTTCGTTGCCATGGCGTTTATGAAGTCTCCCAAAAAAGGCACCAAAGCCATGCTCGTTGGCATTACGGTTCCCCTGGTCATCTATTTAATCACCGTCATTATGGTTATTGGCGGGCTCTCCATAAACGGAGTTGAGACAAGAACATGGCCAACACTGGACTTAATGCGGAGTTTTGAAATGCAGGGACTGATATTCGAGCGTTTTGAGTCCCTACTGCTTGTCATCTGGATCATGCAAATATTCTCGACCTTTACGATTACGCATTACGCAGCTTCTCTCGGCTGGTCCCAACTGCTTAAGAAGAACATACGCCCCTTTCTCTTTATTCTGCTTCCTGTCATCTTCCTCATCGCGATGATTCCGAAGGACGTATCGGAAACATTCAAGCTGGGAGATACGGTTGGCAACATGTCAATCTATTTATTCGGTGGGCTTCCGCTCATTCTATTACTGATCAGCATCGCCCGCAAGAAAGGTGTGAAGCCTAAATGA
- a CDS encoding MarR family transcriptional regulator produces the protein MKQLGFHQENRLAMLSWIRITRFQQIGNHLSNEFLQPFCITVAQFDVLIQVFAHQPLSQQELAEYLSISGGGVSHMVKRLEKLGLIVRKQDWKVKYISLTDKGQALLEEIIPLLSDFQTSMFDILDEQELQQLYKTMRKLHQYNVKKKSATPGVIVEEE, from the coding sequence ATGAAACAATTGGGATTTCATCAGGAGAACCGATTAGCCATGCTGTCTTGGATTCGGATTACCCGTTTTCAACAGATTGGCAACCACCTCTCGAATGAGTTCTTACAGCCGTTTTGCATCACGGTTGCCCAATTCGACGTTTTGATTCAGGTCTTTGCACACCAACCTTTATCACAGCAGGAGCTGGCCGAATATCTTTCCATTAGCGGCGGCGGTGTTTCGCATATGGTGAAACGACTGGAGAAGCTGGGCCTGATTGTCCGCAAGCAGGATTGGAAGGTAAAGTATATCTCGCTAACGGATAAGGGACAGGCCCTACTAGAAGAGATTATCCCGCTGCTGTCAGATTTCCAAACTTCTATGTTCGACATTCTGGATGAACAGGAGTTGCAGCAGCTTTACAAGACCATGAGGAAGCTTCATCAGTATAATGTAAAGAAAAAGTCGGCAACCCCGGGGGTTATCGTCGAGGAGGAGTAG
- a CDS encoding GH92 family glycosyl hydrolase, producing the protein MLNYIDTRQGTNNQYTYSNGNALPYTGVPFGMNHFVVQTKNEGSWFFNPNDRVFQGIRLTHQPSPWMGDFAHFLMTPIADDKIRGSVFTCQSSYRPEEAIFKPHYLKVKQQRYNITTELVPSTYGAAMRMKYNSGQQAGFVLNVNNISEFRLDAAQRRLTGYVSNFAGCHDDGFRMYVAMSFSKDIDLATTGYYKEEGQFFPEIAFGGVDQHAVIRFKDCERDVLEVKLATSFISLEQAELNLARELNTSLDERKELAAQAWNHYLNKIRVTHPNEEYMRTFYTCLYRMFLFPQKFYELDANMEPVHYDTTARSVKKGILYTNNGFWDTYRTVYPLYSIIAPKEYEEMLEGFLNSYRETGFLPKWLSPDERGLMPGTLIDAVIADAAAKGLAPHLMPELLEAMLTAATTQSGKDCYGRQGTMDYIQYGYVPNTYHESVNHTLDYAYSDYCISRVADVLGRSDVADQYRQSALNYKNIFDTETGFMRAKDPNGQFRPDFSDTSWGLDYAEGSAWQTSFAVFQDFQGLIEEYGSKERFFDKITELCNKAPDFDVRGYGFEIHEMSEMAAIDYGQLAISNQPSFHIPYLFNYVGQPASSQVVIKQLMSNLFNSGFNGFPGDEDNGSMSGWYVFSSMGFYPVCPGSNEYVLGIPLFDSVSIELPNGKQMLIHTDNNNPQSNFVANVQLEGQDYTKLYITHEDILAGKSLNFRLGLAPSYRSYSSDELPFSISKK; encoded by the coding sequence ATGCTAAACTATATCGATACAAGGCAAGGCACCAACAATCAGTACACTTATTCCAACGGGAATGCGCTCCCTTATACGGGTGTACCTTTCGGTATGAACCACTTTGTTGTCCAAACCAAAAATGAAGGAAGCTGGTTCTTCAACCCCAATGACCGCGTCTTCCAAGGCATACGCCTGACGCACCAGCCAAGTCCATGGATGGGCGACTTCGCCCACTTCCTGATGACGCCGATTGCGGACGACAAAATCAGAGGGTCCGTCTTCACCTGTCAAAGTTCCTACCGGCCCGAAGAAGCGATATTCAAGCCCCACTATCTCAAAGTGAAGCAGCAGCGTTATAACATCACCACGGAGCTGGTTCCCAGCACCTACGGTGCGGCAATGCGCATGAAATACAATTCCGGGCAGCAGGCAGGCTTTGTCCTAAACGTTAATAACATAAGCGAATTCCGACTGGATGCAGCCCAGCGCAGACTAACGGGCTATGTCAGCAACTTCGCAGGCTGTCACGATGACGGGTTCCGTATGTACGTAGCCATGAGCTTTAGCAAGGACATAGATCTCGCAACAACAGGTTATTACAAAGAGGAAGGCCAGTTCTTCCCTGAGATTGCTTTTGGCGGTGTCGACCAGCATGCCGTCATTCGTTTCAAAGACTGTGAAAGGGACGTGCTGGAGGTTAAACTGGCAACGTCGTTTATTAGCCTGGAGCAAGCAGAGCTTAACCTTGCGCGCGAGCTGAACACATCCCTGGATGAGCGGAAGGAATTGGCTGCGCAAGCTTGGAATCATTACCTGAACAAAATCCGGGTCACTCACCCGAACGAAGAATATATGCGGACCTTCTATACTTGTCTTTACCGCATGTTCCTGTTCCCGCAGAAGTTCTATGAGCTGGATGCCAACATGGAGCCGGTACATTACGATACAACGGCCCGATCCGTCAAGAAAGGGATTCTCTATACCAACAACGGCTTCTGGGATACTTACAGAACCGTATATCCGCTCTATTCCATCATCGCACCGAAAGAATATGAAGAAATGCTGGAAGGTTTCCTGAATTCCTACCGCGAAACCGGCTTCCTGCCGAAATGGCTGTCTCCCGATGAGCGCGGACTGATGCCAGGTACGCTTATTGATGCCGTCATTGCGGATGCCGCGGCTAAAGGATTGGCTCCGCACCTGATGCCGGAGCTGCTGGAAGCCATGCTGACTGCCGCTACCACGCAGAGCGGAAAGGACTGTTATGGACGTCAGGGAACGATGGACTACATACAGTACGGTTACGTGCCAAACACCTATCACGAGAGCGTGAACCACACGCTGGATTACGCATACAGCGACTACTGCATCAGCCGCGTGGCCGATGTCTTGGGCCGATCAGATGTAGCGGATCAATATAGACAGAGCGCGCTCAACTACAAAAATATCTTCGATACGGAAACCGGGTTCATGCGGGCAAAGGATCCGAACGGCCAGTTCCGACCGGATTTCAGTGATACGAGCTGGGGGCTCGATTATGCCGAAGGAAGCGCCTGGCAGACCAGCTTTGCAGTGTTCCAGGATTTCCAGGGTTTGATTGAGGAATACGGTTCGAAGGAACGATTTTTCGACAAAATCACCGAATTGTGTAACAAAGCACCGGACTTCGACGTGCGGGGCTACGGCTTTGAAATTCATGAGATGAGTGAGATGGCTGCCATCGACTATGGCCAGCTGGCCATTTCCAACCAGCCAAGCTTCCATATTCCTTATCTCTTCAACTATGTAGGGCAGCCGGCTTCTTCCCAGGTTGTCATTAAGCAGCTGATGTCGAACCTGTTCAACAGCGGCTTTAACGGCTTCCCGGGTGATGAGGACAATGGAAGCATGTCCGGATGGTATGTATTCAGCTCCATGGGCTTCTACCCGGTATGTCCAGGCAGCAATGAATACGTCCTCGGTATCCCGTTATTCGACAGCGTGAGCATTGAGCTGCCAAACGGGAAACAGATGTTGATTCATACAGACAACAATAATCCGCAGTCCAATTTCGTTGCGAACGTTCAATTAGAGGGACAGGATTACACCAAGCTGTACATTACGCATGAGGATATACTGGCAGGCAAGTCCCTCAATTTCCGTCTCGGACTGGCTCCAAGCTACCGTTCTTACAGCTCCGATGAGCTGCCGTTCTCGATATCGAAGAAGTAA
- a CDS encoding Ger(x)C family spore germination protein, producing MNRYIRYASVLSASLLLFLTTGCWSSNEIEDVSVIVGLGLDIANESRFERDINQQGASYPKKKVLTATVQIVPPITGKNEKKSGGSSSSPSKAYLNEQLTGDSVFQIFRQFSLRRDRPLVAHHLKVIVVSSELARRYSLEQIFDFILRDNDIRPSCLVVVSHRSALEALSSNEPGEIPALYLMGLVDNRYRSNKIIPPMSLIKLDSTMQSGESFLLQNVVTAQGEHKFSGAAIFKGSTKKWIGELSQYDLEGLLWVMEDVKGGSLKTYAPKTGHTVTYEPKNSHSTIIPKVQGDEISFHIKIESEGRLIEDWSFPEIPSSGQYINELEQQFEEEARKQIEQVLNKMQHVYHVDVGGFGDQVRIKHPKLWKKVKENWDETFSHAPITYEVKMNITDFGSSTD from the coding sequence ATGAACAGATACATAAGATATGCGTCCGTATTGTCGGCAAGTTTGCTGCTTTTTCTGACTACCGGCTGCTGGAGCAGCAACGAGATCGAGGATGTCAGCGTCATTGTAGGTTTGGGACTGGATATAGCGAATGAGTCCAGGTTTGAACGGGACATTAATCAACAGGGAGCATCCTACCCCAAAAAGAAAGTGTTGACGGCAACGGTTCAGATTGTACCCCCGATTACAGGAAAAAATGAGAAAAAAAGCGGGGGCAGTTCGTCATCGCCAAGCAAGGCCTACCTGAATGAACAATTAACGGGAGATTCCGTCTTCCAAATCTTCCGTCAATTTTCTTTACGCAGAGACCGTCCGCTTGTTGCCCACCATCTGAAGGTCATCGTGGTTTCAAGCGAATTAGCCAGAAGGTATAGCTTGGAACAGATATTTGACTTTATTCTCCGCGATAACGATATCCGCCCCAGCTGCCTGGTGGTGGTAAGCCACCGCAGTGCACTTGAAGCGTTGAGCTCCAATGAACCCGGTGAGATCCCCGCTCTCTACTTAATGGGACTCGTGGATAACCGCTATCGTTCCAACAAAATCATCCCTCCCATGAGCCTTATTAAACTCGACAGCACCATGCAATCGGGGGAAAGCTTCCTGTTACAGAATGTCGTTACCGCCCAAGGCGAGCATAAATTTTCGGGAGCTGCCATTTTTAAAGGCAGCACCAAGAAATGGATCGGAGAGTTAAGCCAATATGACCTGGAAGGCTTGTTATGGGTCATGGAAGATGTGAAGGGAGGGTCACTGAAGACATATGCGCCAAAAACCGGGCATACCGTAACCTACGAACCCAAGAATTCCCATAGCACCATCATTCCTAAAGTTCAAGGAGACGAGATTTCATTTCATATCAAGATCGAATCAGAAGGCAGATTAATTGAAGACTGGAGTTTCCCGGAAATCCCCTCATCCGGGCAATACATCAACGAGTTGGAGCAACAGTTTGAAGAAGAAGCACGCAAACAGATCGAGCAGGTGCTGAACAAAATGCAGCATGTCTATCATGTGGACGTTGGGGGCTTTGGTGATCAGGTCCGCATCAAACATCCAAAATTGTGGAAGAAGGTGAAGGAGAATTGGGATGAAACCTTTAGCCATGCCCCTATTACGTATGAAGTCAAGATGAACATAACAGACTTCGGTTCCTCAACAGACTAA